A genomic stretch from Diprion similis isolate iyDipSimi1 chromosome 1, iyDipSimi1.1, whole genome shotgun sequence includes:
- the LOC124410486 gene encoding glutathione S-transferase-like, translating to MPQYKLIYFKTTGVSEFVRYLFSYADQDFEDVRHDITTWSKFKPETPYGVLPILEIDGKTYHQSLAIGRYLAKEFNLTGSNTLEDLEIDSMVDTINDYRILFSQYLWETNEDTRAKQKEQLVQEKIPFYLTRFENRVKANGGYFFGAKLTWADLFFVSLKPYVDFTIGFDTLKNHVALAEHAKKINAIPNIKKWLDTRPTECCIQEFLDAKHKD from the exons atgccCCAGTACAAACTGATCTATTTCAAGACCACAGGAGTATCTGAATTTGTGCGATATCTATTCAGCTATGCAGATCAGGATTTTGAAGACGTGAGACACGATATTACAACTTGGTCGAAGTTCAAGCCCG AGACACCTTACGGAGTGTTGCCGATATTGGAAATCGACGGGAAGACTTACCACCAGAGCTTGGCGATCGGCAGATACTTGGCCAAAGAGTTCAACTTGACCGGTAGTAACACACTGGAAGATTTGGAGATCGACTCTATGGTAGACACGATCAACGATTACAGAATTC TATTCAGTCAGTACTTGTGGGAGACAAACGAGGACACGAGAGCCAAACAGAAGGAACAGCTTGTGCAggaaaaaattccattctATCTGACCAGGTTTGAAAATCGGGTGAAAGCAAATGGCGGCTACTTCTTTGGTGCAAAG CTTACTTGGGCCGACCTGTTCTTCGTTTCGCTGAAGCCATACGTCGACTTCACTATTGGATTCGACACCCTGAAGAACCACGTTGCCCTGGCAGAGCATGCGAAGAAGATCAACGCGATTCCCAACATAAAGAAATGGCTCGATACTCGACCTACCGAATGCTGCATACAAGAATTTTTGGACGCTAAGCATAAAGATTGA
- the LOC124410504 gene encoding glutathione S-transferase-like, with product MSSYKLTYFAIAGLAEPIRFLLSYGGIDYEDNRVAHENWPAIKPKTPFEQVPILEVNGKTLYQSNAIVRFLANKLNLFGSDELEHYEVDAHIETIGDLRSLLFTWQWAETPENKTAKEAETRKKAAFYLGKFENTVKENGGYFVGGKLTAADIVFAGLDYVFTFILGKEFLADYPHLKKLVEKVNALPGIKSHIAKRPETLC from the exons ATGTCAAGTTACAAGTTGACTTATTTCGCAATAGCGGGGCTCGCGGAACCGATCAGATTCCTTCTTAGCTATGGTGGAATTGACTACGAGGATAACCGTGTGGCCCATGAAAATTGGCCAGCGATCAAGCCGA AAACGCCCTTCGAACAAGTTCCGATTCTCGAAGTAAACGGGAAGACGTTGTATCAGAGTAACGCGATCGTTCGCTTTCTCGCTAACAAATTAAACTTATTCGGCAGCGATGAATTGGAACACTATGAGGTCGACGCCCATATTGAAACCATTGGCGACTTGAGGAGTC TATTATTCACGTGGCAATGGGCTGAAACTCCGGAAAATAAAACTGCCAAAGAGGCAGAGACGCGGAAGAAGGCGGCTTTTTATTTGGGCAAGTTTGAAAACACGGTAAAAGAGAACGGCGGGTACTTCGTCGGTGGTAAG TTGACGGCTGCGGATATTGTTTTCGCTGGGTTGGATTACGTTTTCACCTTTATCCTGGGAAAAGAATTTCTCGCAGATTATCCTCACCTGAAAAAACTCGTTGAGAAAGTCAATGCTCTACCGGGTATCAAGTCACACATTGCTAAACGTCCGGAAACGctttgttga
- the LOC124410494 gene encoding glutathione S-transferase-like: MMSSYKLTYFNFTGLGEPVRFMLSYAGIDFEDKRVSDEEWPQYKPLMPMEQLPVLEIDGKKYNQSLAICRLIAKKSNVYGRDDIEALQIDSAVNNINDLRHEMANYFWNTRPEWTPILKERAFERLAFYLDKFEAILNVNNGYFVSNKLTWADIFFASLHDYMCSMAERDITADHPKLKNIANEVFNLPNIKSYLANRPKTKF, translated from the exons ATGATGTCTTCTTACAAGTTGACTTACTTCAATTTTACCGGCCTCGGTGAACCTGTCAGGTTCATGCTGAGCTACGCCGGCATCGATTTCGAAGATAAACGGGTCAGCGACGAAGAGTGGCCACAATACAAGCCAC TTATGCCAATGGAACAACTACCGGTGCTAGAGATCGAcgggaaaaaatataatcagtCGTTGGCGATCTGTCGATTAATCGCCAAAAAATCTAACGTCTATGGCCGCGACGATATCGAAGCATTGCAGATTGACAGTGCTGTCAACAACATCAACGATCTACGACATG AGATGGCCAACTATTTTTGGAACACTCGACCCGAGTGGACGCCGATTCTGAAAGAGAGAGCGTTTGAACGACTGGCATTTTACCTTGACAAGTTCGAAGCGATATTGAACGTCAACAACGGTTATTTCGTCAGCAATAAG TTGACGTGGGCAGATATCTTTTTCGCTTCGTTGCATGATTACATGTGCTCCATGGCGGAAAGGGATATAACTGCGGATCatccgaaattgaaaaatatcgccAACGAGGTATTCAATCTACCGAACATTAAATCTTACTTGGCTAATCGCCCGAAAACaaaattctaa